The proteins below are encoded in one region of Mycobacterium shinjukuense:
- a CDS encoding PaaX family transcriptional regulator C-terminal domain-containing protein, which yields MPTMTARSVVLSVLLGAHPAWASASELISLTNDFGIKETTLRVALTRMVGAGDLIRSADGYRLSDRLLARQRRQDEAMRPRTRAWHGDWHLLIVTSVGTDARTRAALRTTMHHKRFGELREGVWLRPDNLDLRLDPDVAARVRVLKARDEAPAALAGKLWDLPAWASTGHRLLDEMAQTPDIPGRFVVAAAMVRHLLNDPMLPAELLPADWPGARLRAAYHDFATELAQRRDSTQLQEATHE from the coding sequence GCCGACCATGACAGCCCGCTCGGTGGTGCTCAGCGTGCTGCTCGGCGCCCATCCCGCGTGGGCCTCCGCGAGCGAATTGATCAGTTTGACAAATGATTTCGGTATCAAAGAGACGACGCTGCGGGTCGCGCTGACCCGCATGGTCGGTGCCGGAGACCTGATCCGGTCCGCGGACGGCTACCGGCTTTCGGATCGGTTGCTGGCCCGTCAGCGTCGGCAGGACGAGGCCATGCGGCCACGGACCCGGGCCTGGCACGGCGATTGGCACTTGCTGATCGTGACCAGCGTCGGCACCGACGCCCGCACCCGCGCGGCGCTGCGAACCACCATGCACCACAAGCGTTTCGGTGAGCTGCGCGAAGGGGTGTGGCTGCGCCCCGACAACCTTGACCTTCGGCTGGATCCCGACGTCGCGGCCCGGGTGCGGGTGCTGAAAGCGCGCGACGAGGCACCCGCCGCGCTGGCCGGGAAATTGTGGGATCTGCCCGCATGGGCTAGCACCGGCCACCGGCTGCTCGACGAGATGGCGCAGACGCCCGACATTCCCGGCCGGTTCGTGGTGGCCGCGGCGATGGTGCGTCACCTGCTCAACGACCCGATGCTGCCCGCCGAACTGCTGCCGGCCGACTGGCCTGGCGCGCGGCTGCGCGCCGCCTACCACGACTTCGCCACCGAACTGGCGCAACGGCGCGACAGCACCCAACTTCAGGAGGCGACACATGAGTGA
- a CDS encoding DUF3060 domain-containing protein, which yields MRAHVFADSSRPAAQALALTVVAAAVGLAGCSSTANPPAANTTSATAKTTTTSGTAAPTAGGTTTASIEIGDTLNYGSLGTTATLDCQDGKSLNVAGSDNTLTVTGSCATVIIGGANNKITFDKIDERLTVLGLNNTISYQGGDPKIDNIGSGNSITKG from the coding sequence GTGCGCGCCCATGTCTTTGCCGACTCCTCACGGCCGGCCGCTCAGGCCCTGGCGCTGACCGTTGTCGCGGCCGCAGTTGGACTGGCCGGCTGCAGTTCGACCGCCAACCCGCCGGCGGCGAACACGACAAGCGCCACGGCGAAGACCACGACGACCAGCGGAACCGCGGCGCCGACGGCCGGCGGAACCACGACCGCTTCCATCGAAATCGGTGACACGCTCAACTACGGTTCACTGGGCACCACCGCAACCCTTGACTGCCAAGACGGCAAATCACTCAACGTGGCCGGCTCGGACAACACCCTGACGGTGACCGGCAGCTGCGCAACCGTGATCATCGGCGGCGCGAACAACAAGATCACCTTCGACAAGATCGACGAGCGCCTGACCGTGTTGGGGCTCAACAACACCATCAGCTACCAGGGCGGCGACCCGAAGATCGACAACATCGGCTCGGGCAACAGCATCACGAAAGGCTGA
- a CDS encoding DUF3060 domain-containing protein, whose translation MKWTTVAASLCLVTFAATPSPPAAHAKNGDTHVVGQGIVQTLDCNDSTLIVNGTENIVTAKGTCWAVTVMGSSNTVVADTIVNDITVYGWDETVFFHNGDPFIWDRGRELGMVNRLQRVGP comes from the coding sequence ATGAAATGGACCACCGTCGCCGCGTCGCTGTGTTTGGTCACCTTCGCTGCCACCCCCTCACCGCCGGCCGCGCACGCCAAGAACGGCGACACCCACGTCGTCGGACAGGGCATCGTGCAGACGCTGGACTGCAACGATTCCACGCTGATCGTCAACGGCACCGAAAACATCGTCACCGCAAAGGGCACCTGCTGGGCGGTGACGGTGATGGGCTCGTCCAATACCGTGGTGGCCGACACCATCGTCAACGACATCACCGTCTATGGCTGGGACGAGACGGTGTTCTTTCACAATGGCGACCCGTTCATCTGGGACCGTGGCCGCGAACTGGGCATGGTGAACCGGTTGCAGCGAGTGGGCCCCTGA
- a CDS encoding crotonase/enoyl-CoA hydratase family protein, whose product MSDLVRVERSGPVTTVIINRPAARNAVNGPTAAALYTAFDQFDRDDTASVAVLWGEGGTFCAGADLKAFGTPAANAVHRTGPGPMGPSRMVLSKPVIAAVSGYAVAGGLELALWCDLRVAEEDAVFGVFCRRWGVPLIDGGTVRLPRLIGHSRAMDMILTGRGVRADEALAIGLANRVVPKGQARQAAERLAAELAALPQQCLRSDRLSALHQWGLSESAALDVEFASISRVAGEAMQGAARFAAGAGRHGAPD is encoded by the coding sequence ATGAGTGATCTGGTGCGGGTGGAACGCAGCGGCCCGGTGACCACCGTGATCATCAACCGGCCGGCGGCGCGCAACGCGGTGAACGGCCCGACGGCCGCCGCGTTGTACACCGCGTTCGATCAGTTCGATCGCGACGACACCGCGTCGGTGGCCGTGTTGTGGGGCGAGGGCGGAACCTTCTGCGCCGGAGCCGATTTGAAGGCATTTGGCACACCGGCGGCCAACGCAGTGCACCGCACGGGTCCCGGCCCGATGGGGCCGTCGCGAATGGTGTTGTCCAAACCGGTGATCGCCGCGGTCAGCGGCTACGCCGTGGCCGGGGGGCTGGAGCTGGCGCTGTGGTGCGACTTGCGGGTGGCCGAAGAAGATGCCGTGTTCGGCGTGTTCTGCCGCCGCTGGGGGGTACCACTGATTGACGGCGGCACCGTGCGGCTGCCACGGCTGATCGGTCACAGTAGGGCCATGGACATGATCCTCACCGGCCGCGGCGTGCGCGCCGATGAAGCGTTGGCGATCGGGTTGGCCAACCGGGTGGTGCCCAAGGGCCAGGCCCGCCAAGCCGCCGAGCGGTTGGCCGCTGAGTTGGCCGCGTTGCCGCAGCAGTGCCTGCGATCGGATCGGTTGTCGGCCCTGCACCAATGGGGCCTGTCCGAGTCCGCGGCGCTCGATGTGGAGTTCGCCAGCATTTCGCGCGTCGCTGGCGAAGCCATGCAGGGGGCCGCGCGATTCGCCGCGGGCGCCGGTCGGCACGGCGCCCCTGATTAG